The Nitrospirota bacterium genome has a segment encoding these proteins:
- the nth gene encoding endonuclease III, with product MAPYEKVFGVLRETFPKATCSLDHSNALELLIATILSAQCTDERVNRVTPIIFKKYPNASALARADIAEIEKDIRSTGFYRNKAKSIQGACRLIVERFGEKVPETMEDLITLPGVARKTANVLLGTWFKRNEGITVDTHVHRLSLRWGFSRESDPSKVEQDLMKIVPRDRWTYFGHATILHGRQICQARRPLCGECKMAPFCPSREIRA from the coding sequence ATGGCGCCCTACGAGAAGGTGTTCGGTGTGCTCCGCGAGACCTTTCCGAAGGCGACCTGTTCGTTGGACCACTCGAACGCACTCGAACTTCTGATCGCGACCATTCTTTCTGCGCAGTGCACGGATGAACGAGTCAACCGCGTCACGCCGATCATCTTCAAGAAATATCCGAATGCTTCGGCGTTAGCGCGCGCGGACATCGCGGAGATCGAGAAAGATATCCGGTCGACCGGCTTCTATCGCAACAAGGCGAAGAGCATTCAGGGCGCGTGCCGTCTCATCGTCGAGCGATTCGGCGAAAAGGTGCCGGAAACGATGGAGGATTTGATCACGCTTCCGGGCGTGGCGCGGAAAACGGCCAACGTCCTCCTGGGAACGTGGTTCAAGAGGAACGAAGGCATCACAGTGGACACCCATGTGCATCGGCTTTCGCTTCGTTGGGGGTTCTCGCGCGAAAGCGATCCAAGCAAGGTTGAGCAGGATCTCATGAAGATCGTGCCACGCGATCGATGGACGTATTTCGGTCACGCGACGATTCTTCACGGGAGGCAGATCTGCCAAGCCCGGCGCCCTCTTTGTGGGGAATGCAAGATGGCTCCATTTTGTCCCTCTCGGGAAATCAGGGCATGA